Proteins encoded together in one Mastacembelus armatus chromosome 15, fMasArm1.2, whole genome shotgun sequence window:
- the fignl1 gene encoding fidgetin-like protein 1, with protein MSGAHLDEWQRRSFDISSGSCTPEQTADAYRAHILSIQYAWASSQLSQAGMARLLRTYSERYAAVLDSDDLSTGLNNYADSALHLARSQRNYSDKWESSLTMESMLEMPCVQKMIQAETGGGGSLVAPADVNISVGQDSRGSSLSVPFTRVRSEAALFKPTGTPQPKTEINNIASSPADTIPSGSEGIICNPNSFSRLPARPQSVFSHPSSVLPPGNPGPAGGTQNYQSSSFPTFNPSKRKNFYNTDGEDGGRGPHAGQAGSDASSGSNFKTAREQFIIDQHKKHPHQPHRGQATGVVATVKKSLGANRPRGAFSKFVSPVPRQEEEENGASHNSNQEPQVLDERLKNFEPKIIELIMSEIMDHGPPVVWDDIAGLEFAKTTIKEIVVWPMLRPDIFTGLRGPPKGILLFGPPGTGKTLIGKCIACQSGATFFSISASSLTSKWVGEGEKMVRALFAIARCHQPAVIFIDEIDSLLSQRTDGEHDSSRRIKTEFLVQLDGAATAAEDRILVVGATNRPQEIDEAARRRLAKRLYIPLPEAAARRQIVTNLMAQEKNQLRELELESIVTATHGFSGADMTQLCREAALGPIRSIQLSDIATISADQVRPILYSDFQEALKTVRPSVSSKDLELYEEWNKTFGCGR; from the coding sequence ATGAGTGGTGCACACCTGGACGAATGGCAAAGGAGGTCCTTTGACATTTCATCTGGCAGCTGTACACCTGAACAGACGGCCGATGCCTACCGGGCTCACATCCTCTCCATTCAGTATGCATGGGCAAGCTCCCAGCTCTCTCAGGCCGGCATGGCCAGGCTGCTCAGGACCTACTCGGAGCGCTACGCTGCAGTGCTGGACTCGGATGACCTGAGCACAGGCCTTAATAACTATGCAGATAGTGCACTGCATCTGGCCCGCAGTCAGAGGAACTACAGCGACAAATGGGAGTCATCCCTGACCATGGAGAGCATGCTGGAAATGCCCTGTGTGCAGAAGATGATTCAGGCAGAGACAGGGGGAGGAGGCTCTCTGGTGGCCCCAGCAGATGTTAACATATCTGTGGGACAAGACAGCAGAGGCAGCTCCCTGTCTGTTCCCTTTACCAGAGTCAGATCAGAAGCTGCATTGTTTAAACCCACAGGAACACCACAGCCTAAAACAGAAATTAACAACATTGCCAGTAGTCCTGCTGATACTATACCAAGTGGCTCTGAAGGGATCATATGTAATCCAAACTCTTTCTCCCGACTTCCAGCTCGACCACAGTCTGTGTTTAGTCATCCTTCTTCAGTTCTTCCACCGGGAAACCCTGGCCCTGCAGGTGGTACACAAAACTATCAGTCCTCCTCCTTCCCCACCTTCAACCCATCCAAGCGAAAGAATTTTTACAACACAGATGGAGAGGATGGTGGCAGGGGGCCACACGCAGGTCAAGCAGGCTCTGACGCAAGCTCTGGAAGCAACTTCAAAACAGCTCGTGAGCAGTTCATCATTGatcaacataaaaaacatcCCCATCAGCCCCACAGAGGGCAGGCAACTGGGGTGGTGGCAACTGTGAAAAAATCACTGGGTGCTAACAGGCCCCGGGGTGCATTTTCTAAGTTTGTGTCACCTGTCCCacgacaggaggaggaagaaaatggAGCAAGCCATAATTCCAATCAGGAGCCTCAGGTCCTGGATGAGCGTCTGAAAAACTTTGAGCCAAAGATAATCGAGCTAATCATGAGTGAGATTATGGACCATGGGCCTCCTGTGGTCTGGGATGACATAGCAGGCTTGGAGTTTGCCAAGACCACCATAAAGGAGATTGTGGTTTGGCCCATGCTACGACCTGACATCTTTACTGGCCTCCGCGGTCCACCCAAAGGCATCCTGTTGTTTGGACCCCCAGGAACTGGAAAAACTCTGATAGGAAAATGTATTGCTTGTCAATCAGGTGCCACATTCTTCAGCATCAGTGCATCATCACTCACATCCAAGTGGGTGGGTGAAGGAGAAAAAATGGTGCGAGCCCTGTTTGCCATTGCCCGCTGTCACCAGCCTGCAGTCATTTTTATTGATGAAATTGACTCGTTGTTGTCTCAGCGGACAGATGGGGAGCACGACTCATCACGTAGGATAAAAACAGAGTTCCTTGTTCAGCTGGATGGGGCAGCCACTGCAGCCGAGGACCGCATCTTGGTGGTGGGCGCCACCAACCGGCCTCAAGAGATAGATGAGGCTGCCCGTCGACGCCTGGCAAAGCGGCTATACATCCCCCTGCCCGAAGCAGCTGCCCGACGGCAGATAGTAACTAACCTCATGGCCCAAGAGAAGAACCAGCTGAgagagctggagctggagagcATCGTAACAGCCACACATGGCTTCTCGGGAGCTGATATGACTCAGCTGTGTCGAGAGGCAGCACTGGGGCCCATCCGCAGCATCCAGCTGAGTGACATCGCCACTATCAGTGCCGATCAGGTGCGACCTATCCTCTACAGTGACTTCCAGGAGGCACTGAAGACAGTACGACCCAGTGTCTCATCAAAGGACTTGGAGCTGTATGAAGAGTGGAATAAGACGTTTGGATGTGGACGTTGA